In the Oryza glaberrima chromosome 6, OglaRS2, whole genome shotgun sequence genome, one interval contains:
- the LOC127777732 gene encoding uncharacterized protein LOC127777732 → MANTSIVYQQAATSVMVSHGEQLCRKPNDAQRDLERGVLVTIFSSAVLMDYLVDGPPWTEGSNGGLVFTATLLLAFATFICGSALMLVGLAGRLFSGGRCVAVVSMCLVVALSAQTLLRLLICAFPYVQDLTSLCRSCMPER, encoded by the exons ATGGCAAACACAAGTATTGTTTATCAACAGGCTGCAACTTCAGTGATGGTTTCTCAT GGAGAGCAGCTATGCCGGAAACCCAACGACGCCCAGCGGGATCTGGAGCGCGGCGTCCTGGTGACCATCTTCAGCTCCGCCGTTCTAATGGACTACCTCGTCGACGGGCCTCCATGGACGGAAGGGTCCAACGGCGGCCTGGTCTTCACCGCCACGCTGCTGCTCGCGTTCGCGACCTTCATCTGCGGCAGCGCCCTCATGCTGGTCGGCCTCGCCGGGCGCCTCTTCTCCGGCGGCCgctgcgtcgccgtcgtctccatGTGCCTCGTCGTAGCTCTATCCGCGCAAACCTTGCTTCGTCTGCTCATCTGCGCGTTCCCGTACGTGCAAGACCTCACCAGTCTTTGCCGGTCGTGCATGCCCGAGCGTTGA